One genomic window of Aliiroseovarius sp. M344 includes the following:
- a CDS encoding ribonuclease E/G, whose amino-acid sequence MKGSVIALDRYKGRLAAAHIVDGRLEDLLIEPPENVTLPGATFRAICDRPLKGQGGMILRLPDGETGFLRQGKGLKPGQPILVQVTGFAEDGKAVPVTQKLLFKSRFAIVTPDAPGINVSRSIRDDDARVRLLEIAHEVMDGAAEGLILRSVAATGSDDEIADDIAQMLTLSRAVREDADGQTPELLIDGADPHHQAWREWATPDQLDDGEGAFARHDVADLIAELRSARVLLPGGAYAFVEPTRALIAVDVNTGGDTSPAAGLKANIATAQALPRALRCRGLGGQIVVDFAPSPKKDRRQIEQALRTAFRPDGIETSLVGWTTLGNFELQRKRERMSLRACLEGTK is encoded by the coding sequence ATGAAAGGCAGCGTGATCGCGCTTGACCGTTACAAAGGTCGTCTGGCCGCCGCGCATATCGTTGATGGCCGGCTGGAAGATCTGTTGATCGAGCCTCCAGAGAACGTAACGCTGCCCGGCGCGACCTTCCGCGCCATTTGTGATCGTCCGTTGAAAGGGCAGGGTGGAATGATACTGCGCCTGCCGGATGGTGAAACCGGGTTCTTGCGGCAAGGCAAGGGGCTAAAACCAGGCCAGCCGATACTGGTGCAGGTCACCGGGTTTGCCGAGGACGGGAAAGCCGTTCCGGTCACCCAGAAGCTGCTGTTCAAAAGCCGTTTCGCGATCGTGACCCCCGACGCACCAGGCATCAATGTCAGCCGTTCGATCCGGGACGATGACGCCCGCGTGCGCTTGCTGGAAATCGCCCATGAGGTGATGGATGGCGCAGCGGAAGGTCTGATCCTGCGATCTGTTGCGGCGACCGGATCGGATGATGAGATTGCCGACGATATTGCGCAGATGCTGACCCTGTCGCGTGCTGTACGCGAGGATGCAGATGGCCAGACACCTGAACTTCTGATCGACGGCGCCGACCCGCACCATCAGGCGTGGCGGGAATGGGCAACTCCAGATCAGCTTGACGACGGTGAAGGTGCCTTCGCTCGCCATGATGTCGCCGACCTGATTGCCGAGTTGCGCAGCGCGCGCGTCCTGCTACCCGGCGGGGCCTATGCTTTTGTCGAACCCACGCGGGCATTGATCGCGGTGGATGTGAATACTGGTGGAGACACCAGCCCGGCGGCGGGTCTTAAAGCCAACATTGCCACCGCACAGGCCTTGCCGCGCGCATTGCGGTGCCGCGGATTGGGTGGGCAAATTGTCGTGGATTTCGCCCCAAGCCCAAAGAAGGACCGTCGCCAGATCGAACAAGCCCTGCGCACGGCGTTTCGCCCAGACGGAATTGAAACGTCGCTGGTCGGCTGGACCACACTTGGCAACTTTGAGTTACAGCGCAAACGTGAACGCATGAGCCTGCGCGCCTGTCTGGAGGGCACCAAATGA
- the infA gene encoding translation initiation factor IF-1 — MAKEELLEFPGVVKELLPNATFLVELENGHTIIAHTAGKMRKNRIRVLAGDKVQVEMTPYDLTKGRINYRFK; from the coding sequence ATGGCCAAGGAAGAACTGCTCGAATTCCCCGGTGTCGTGAAGGAACTCCTGCCGAATGCGACATTCCTGGTCGAGCTGGAAAACGGCCATACGATCATCGCTCATACGGCAGGAAAGATGCGTAAAAACCGCATTCGTGTTCTGGCTGGCGACAAGGTGCAGGTCGAAATGACCCCCTATGATCTGACCAAAGGTCGGATCAACTACCGCTTCAAGTAA
- a CDS encoding UPF0262 family protein: MTKNRINDIQIDDSGLAAPTPAIEQERKVAIFDLLEDNSFELASRDDQTPPDGPYNLGLAIRDKRLVVDAKTETGDPAAEFHLSLGPFRQVVKDYFAICESYFDAVKKLPPSQIEAIDMARRGIHNEGARVLQERLEGKASIDIDTARRLFTLICVLHWG, encoded by the coding sequence ATGACAAAAAACCGAATTAACGACATTCAGATCGATGACAGCGGGCTAGCCGCACCAACTCCTGCAATTGAGCAGGAGCGCAAAGTCGCCATCTTTGACCTGCTGGAAGATAACAGTTTCGAGCTGGCCAGTCGTGATGATCAGACCCCGCCTGACGGTCCGTATAATCTTGGTTTGGCCATTCGTGATAAGCGACTTGTCGTCGATGCAAAGACCGAGACAGGCGACCCGGCGGCCGAGTTCCACCTGTCGCTGGGGCCCTTCCGTCAGGTGGTGAAGGACTATTTCGCGATCTGCGAAAGCTATTTTGATGCGGTGAAGAAGTTGCCACCCAGCCAGATCGAAGCGATCGATATGGCCCGGCGCGGCATCCACAACGAAGGCGCGCGTGTCTTGCAGGAACGGCTGGAAGGCAAAGCCAGCATCGACATCGACACCGCCCGCCGCCTGTTCACCCTGATCTGCGTCCTACACTGGGGTTAA
- a CDS encoding Maf family protein codes for MPRPKLILGSGSPRRAELLGQLGLVADAVRPPDVDETPRKGEAPLEYCRRIAGAKAAAMDVAADEVVLCADTTVALGRRIMGKPEDAAQAAEFLLALSGRRHRVITSVVVRNAQQTWARDVVTTVKFKRLSDTELNAYLASDDWRGKAGGYAIQGPAGAFVTWLQGSYTAVVGLPVAEAAALLVAAGYPLYGDCT; via the coding sequence ATGCCGCGCCCCAAACTGATTCTGGGCTCTGGAAGTCCAAGACGGGCCGAGTTGCTAGGGCAGCTCGGCCTTGTCGCGGATGCCGTACGGCCACCCGATGTGGACGAGACCCCCAGAAAGGGCGAGGCGCCTTTGGAATACTGTCGTCGGATCGCCGGGGCCAAAGCGGCTGCGATGGATGTGGCGGCGGACGAGGTTGTCTTGTGTGCCGATACAACGGTGGCGCTGGGCCGCCGCATCATGGGCAAGCCCGAGGATGCAGCGCAGGCGGCGGAGTTTCTGCTGGCCTTGTCCGGGCGGCGCCATCGCGTCATCACGTCGGTCGTTGTGCGCAATGCACAGCAGACATGGGCCCGCGATGTCGTGACGACCGTCAAATTCAAACGCCTGTCCGATACCGAATTGAACGCCTATCTCGCCTCCGATGACTGGCGCGGCAAGGCAGGCGGTTATGCCATTCAGGGGCCAGCCGGAGCGTTCGTCACATGGCTGCAAGGCAGCTATACCGCAGTCGTTGGACTGCCAGTGGCCGAAGCTGCCGCCCTGTTGGTGGCCGCCGGTTACCCGCTCTATGGAGACTGCACATGA
- a CDS encoding low molecular weight phosphatase family protein: protein MGSELPQSVLFCCDHNAVRSPMAEGMMKAFYGHDIYVQSAGVHSDMEIDGFSISVCQELGITLSNHRVRSFDQMEEWGDDLSSFDLVVALSPASQRRALELTRLFHLDVEYWPILDPTGLGSRREEKLTAYRQTRDQIRGHILARFGDPAPLGDETST, encoded by the coding sequence ATGGGTTCAGAGCTTCCCCAATCTGTGCTGTTTTGCTGCGACCACAACGCTGTGCGGTCGCCAATGGCCGAGGGGATGATGAAAGCCTTCTATGGGCATGACATCTATGTGCAATCCGCGGGCGTCCACAGCGATATGGAGATTGACGGCTTTTCGATCTCGGTCTGTCAGGAGTTGGGCATCACGTTGTCCAACCATCGTGTGCGCAGTTTTGACCAGATGGAGGAATGGGGCGACGATCTGTCGAGCTTTGATCTGGTCGTCGCGCTGTCCCCGGCCAGCCAACGCCGCGCGCTTGAACTGACCCGCCTATTTCATCTGGACGTCGAGTATTGGCCAATTTTGGATCCCACGGGTCTTGGTTCGCGGCGCGAGGAAAAGCTGACCGCTTATCGCCAGACGCGTGATCAGATTCGGGGCCATATTTTGGCGCGATTTGGCGACCCGGCCCCGCTTGGGGACGAAACCAGCACCTAA
- a CDS encoding histidine phosphatase family protein: protein MLQRIRYLSHPQVLIDPAKEITDWSLSDLGCRRVTMLARSNALHGTLTVISSAETKAIETARPLAMALGCDFEIRELMHENDRSATGYLPRDEFETVADQFFAHPNVSVRGWETAAAAQARIVNEVELSLRKHKRGDVLFVGHGAVGTLLFCHLSDLPIDRKFDQGPGGGGCFFGFTSLQSRPETGWRSMEELINGPKR from the coding sequence ATGCTGCAGAGAATTAGGTATCTTTCCCACCCACAAGTGCTGATTGACCCAGCCAAAGAAATTACGGATTGGTCATTGAGCGATTTAGGGTGCCGCCGCGTGACCATGCTTGCAAGATCCAATGCATTGCATGGGACCTTGACTGTCATCAGCAGCGCTGAAACCAAAGCGATTGAAACGGCCAGACCCTTGGCGATGGCCCTTGGCTGTGATTTTGAAATTCGTGAGTTGATGCACGAGAATGACCGCAGTGCGACCGGCTATTTGCCCCGCGACGAGTTTGAAACCGTTGCCGATCAATTCTTCGCTCATCCAAACGTCAGTGTTCGCGGGTGGGAAACTGCAGCGGCGGCTCAGGCGCGAATTGTAAATGAAGTCGAACTCAGCTTACGTAAGCATAAGCGTGGCGATGTGTTGTTTGTCGGGCATGGCGCGGTTGGGACACTTCTGTTCTGTCACTTGTCCGACCTGCCGATCGATCGAAAATTTGACCAAGGCCCGGGCGGTGGTGGATGTTTCTTTGGGTTCACCAGTCTGCAAAGCCGACCCGAAACCGGGTGGCGCTCGATGGAAGAGTTAATCAACGGTCCAAAACGCTAA
- a CDS encoding DNA gyrase inhibitor YacG, producing the protein MSCPICEKKTDPKYRPFCSRRCADVDLGRWLNGSYAVPSEDPEDLEEAADALLNETREQSHGPH; encoded by the coding sequence ATGAGCTGTCCGATCTGCGAAAAGAAGACCGATCCGAAATATCGCCCTTTTTGTTCTCGACGCTGCGCTGATGTGGATCTGGGCCGATGGTTGAACGGCTCATACGCTGTCCCGTCCGAGGACCCGGAAGACCTTGAGGAAGCCGCCGACGCGCTGCTGAACGAGACGCGTGAGCAAAGCCACGGCCCGCACTGA